Within the Catalinimonas niigatensis genome, the region TTCCCATGCCTTTGGCAATGAATCGGATGATCTGTGCCTCCCTTTCGCTGAGATCACCGGAAGGACTATCTGCACTGGATTTATACACCTTATGGTTCATTAATACATCCAGCACCCGGTTGCAGAAAAATTTCTGTCCTCTGGCAATGGAATGAAAAGCGCTAAGAATCTCCTGATTGCTGCAATCCTTGGTAAGAAAAGCAAGCACTCCCGATTCCAGCACCTGCATGATATGTTCCTGCTGATGGTCGGCGGTGATGATGAAGATTTTCAATGCAGGATACTGATAGGCTAATTTCTGACAATCATCGGATGAAAAATCCCTGAAGTTAGCGTAGTCAAGTACCAGAATTTCTGGCGTATGCTTTTTTAATTTTTTTAGCAGATCAGCTTTGTCAGTGGCCTGATCCATGATTTCAAACTGTTTTTCCTTAGAAAGCAGATGTCTTAATCCAGCTACAGCTAGTTCCTGATTATCGGCTATGAGTATTTGCGTAAGTTCCATCCAAGTGTAAAAAACAGTCTATAAAAAATTACCCTTCATCAAAGATGCATGTATGCAGTCTAGTCCAAAGTGTTTGATGATACAATATTACTTTTATTTAAACTAATTTTAAATAATGTCAAAACTAATTTCTATAAAAGAAGAAAGCAAAGGCTTAAGCTAATTTTTGAGACTCATTGAGACATGTGCTAATCAATAAGTGTCACTGAATGATCTTATGTTATTTGTATTTCTTATCTGAATTTTTTTTGAATAAAAATGACAACTTTTTCATCAAATAAATGTATAAACAATATATGTATATACATTTATTTGTGAATTACTTTGAAAGCTCAGATTTTTGAGTGGGCATAAAGAAGATTACAGTAGGTATATATGGAAGAGCGTATAAGTTTTTGTAAAATGAATACTATAAATCATAAGCATCATGGAAAATAATATTTTAGGCTTACATCACATTACAGCGATAGCTGGATCAGCCAAGAAGAATTTAGATTTTTATACCAAAGTACTGGGCTTGAGGCTGCTCAAAAAAACGGTCAACTTTGATGATCCCGGCACCTATCATCTTTATTATGGTGATGAAAAAGGAAGTGCCGGCACTATCCTGACCTTTTTCCCTTACGAAGGAAGTAGACAGGGCAGAGCAGGAGACGGGATGATTACCCATATTGCTTACGCTGTCCCTGAAGGAAGCCTGGATTTCTGGATCAAACGTTTTGAAGAAAACAAGGTGTCTTTTAGCAAACCCAATGAGAAATTTGGGGAACAATACTTGGCTTTTAAAGATCCTGATGGCTTGGATTTAGAATTAGTCATTCCTAAAAACGAAGATGCCAGAAGGCCCTGGGAAACCGAGGAAGTTAAAGCTCCGGTGGCCACCCGTGGTTTTCATGGAGTTACACTGACTTTGCGCAATCCACAGGATACGGCTGCGGTGCTGACCGATATTTTCGGTTATCAATTGCAACAGCAAGAAGGCAACCAGTATCGCTACACCACGGATGCTATAGAACAATCAGGGATTGTGGATTTGGTGGAATCTCCTAGCGGTACACGGGGATTGGGCGGAGCCGGCACCAACCATCACGTAGCTTTTCGGGTGAAGAATGAAGAGGTGCTGATGCATTTCCGCGAAAAAGTGTTGGAAAGCGGACTCAACATTACACAGAAGATTGATCGGAATTATTTCTATTCGCTCTATTTCCGCGAACCAGGAGGAGTTTTGTTTGAAATTGCCACCGACAATCCAGGTTTTGGCGTAGACGAACCTTTTGACCAATTGGGATCAGGCTTGTTGCTGCCTCCACAGTATGAAGCTCGCAGAGCAGAAATAGAAGCCGTATTGCCCAAACTGGACTAAGAGCTTATTTCATGCCCGGATGCTGTATCAGCATAAGATGACTTAATCATTGCACATCATAAAGTTATGAGTGAAGGGTTTGGCAAACATTTCAAGCTTTTCACTTATAACTTTTAACCTTTACCTTTTAAAAAATAGCCATGCATAAAAAAAATATCATATACTCTGGAAAAGCAGTGGTAGAAGCCGATAAAGCTTTGATCATGCTTCATGGACGGGGAGGCTCAGCAGAAGATATCCTTTCCTTATCTTCATATCTTGAGGTGGAAGGTTTCGCGCTTCTGGCTCCTCAGGCCACCAACCACAGTTGGTATCCGCATTCCTTTTTGGTACCACCGGCGCAAAACGAGCCCTGGCTATCGTCTGCTTTGCAATGGCTTAACGAAATAGAGCAGGACCTAAATGCCAAGGGAATTCCTTCTGATAAAATCTATTTTCTGGGATTCTCGCAGGGTGCCTGTCTGAGCCTGGAGTACACTACCCGAAATGCTAAAAAGTATGGAGGTGTGGTAGCATTTACTGGCGGGTTGATTGGGGATAAACTTTACACTGAAAACTATCAGGGAGATTTTGAGAAAACGCCTGTTTTTATCGGGACCAGTGATCCTGATCCGCATGTGCCGGTAGAAAGAGTGGAAGCATCAGCAGAGATGATACAGAAAATGAATGCCGATACTACGGTCAAAATTTATAAAGACAGGGGGCATACCATCAGCCAGCAGGAAGTGGATATCGTAAACCAGTTAATTTTTGGTCAATGATATGTTTAGCATCACCAGAATATACAGTGATAAGAAAGGAGATTGTCATTTTGAGTAGATAAATATATTCCCTTGAAAAAGTTAGGAGGTGTCGGCAGGTTTTCTGAAGTATTGCCTGCCTCATCTGCTATCTTCCGAGAGGTGGAATGCTAAGGCCAAGGCTTTGTTCTACACGCCAACACAGCTTTGGTTTTGTAGTTTTACAGCATCATGGCAAGCTTTCTACATAGAAATTTCCAACTTACTTTAAAAAAATAAAGAGATATTTAAACTGCTAAACCTAGAACGAAGAGTGATCATATATTGCATACATTTCTTGTTAATCATGGTTATTTAGTAACAAATCCTTAGTATTGAAATTCGAATATTAAGCATCTGAACCTCCTTGATAAAAAATTGATCTATCTAGATATCGGGTTTACATACACAAACCGGAAGGAGAAAAACAAATATCAATTGCAGTTTGACTGGTGATTGTGATTCTACTAGGCATTAAATTTGATATATGGGTGAGCATATTTTAATGAATCCTTTACAATTTAGGTCAGAGAAAGGATAATAAAACAATTTGTGTGATTTAGCTATTGATAATCAATAAGAAACCGCGAAATCCTTGTTGGGATTGACAAATATGAAGAATGAGTGCAAATAGAAATAAGCCCGAAAAAATGCTTTCCCCTATCTTTTGTTGGGATATCTACGCTATGCATTTGTGTGAGAAAAAAGAGATGGCTAAAAAGAGTAATGATCTTTATGCCCTTCAAAAACTACACCGGCAATTCAATTGGCAGACAGAGCTTGAGTCTCTTCTGGTCAATCCCTATGAAGCCATCGTAGTGACTGATACCCGACAAATTATACTATGGGTTAATGAAGGATTTGTTAAAATGACGGATTATCCTGCTTATACGGCTATTGGTAAGACACCAGGATTTTTACAGGGAAAAAATACTTCTACAGAGACAAAAACCAGAATTAAGCAGAAACTCTCTGAACATATTCCCTTTTCAGAAGATGTTGTTAATTACAGAAAGAATGGAGAAGAATACCTTTGTCATGTGGAGATACACCCATTTTTCAACGATGAAAATCAGCTTACCCATTTTCTGGCACTAGAAAGAGAAATTCAATTGCAGGAGAAGATATAAAATATTAATACTAATAATAGCTATTGCATCCCTATTTGTAGCTAATAAAGTACGCCACTAAAAGCAGTTGACAAGTATGGATTTACCCAGTACTTTTGAGCTTTATTTAAAATAAGTCTAAATAAAGCTTTCATGAAAATACCTATACTTCTCCTCACCTTACTTTTACTTTGTCAACATATTTCCTATGCGCAGGACAATGCCGTAGTTAGAGGAAAAATTCTGGATGCTCAGTCCGGTAATCCTTTGGAAGCTGTTAATGTAGGGCTTAGCAATACTGCTTACGGAGCCACTACCGACGCCCAGGGCGAGTTTCGCATAAGCAATGTTGACCCAGGCAATTATAAGCTAGTTACCACCTCAGTAGGTTATGAGAAAAATGCCAAGGAAATCAGCCTTGCTGCCGGACAAACACTGGAAGTTAATTTTAACCTTCAGACCACCTCTACCCAACTCCAGGAGGTAGAAATCATTGGGCGAAAGGAGACTTCTTATCAAAATGAGGTTTCCTTTGTCGCTTCCAAAACTGCGACTGCTCTCAAAGATGTGCCCCAGGCAGTAAGTTATGTCACCAAAGAAGTGATACAGGATCAGCAGGCTTTTCGCACCAGCGAAGTCGTGAAAAATATTAGCGGCGTTAATCAGTTTTCAGGCTATGATGATTTTACTTTGAGAGGTTTTCGTATAGGTAGCAATCAGTTGATCAACGGTCTACGTGTGTCTGGTGGATTCTGGAATGCTCCTCTGATCAGTAACCTGGAAAGGGTAGAAGTAATCAAAGGACCGGCATCCGCTCTCTTTGGCAATACCGATCCGGGAGGAACCATCAACCGGGTGACCAAAAAACCTTTGGATGAGGATCGGAAGTCCGTGAGCTTCTCTACTGGTAGTTTCCAAACCTTCCGGGCTACTTCTGATTTTACCGGCCCTATGAATGAAGATGAAAGTCTGTTGTATCGGCTGAACCTGGCCTACCAAAGTTCCGAGACTTTCCGTGATTTGCAGGATAAGACAGATATACTGGTAGCACCTTCCTTGTCTTTCCTTCCCAATGACAAAACCAGGGTCAACTTTGACTTTGTCTATAGCGCCACCTTTGGAAAATTAGACCGTGGTCAGCCTATCTTTGGGGCTACAGCAGGTACCGACCTCAATTCTACCCCTATCTCTTTTGCCATCGGGCAGGCTAATGACTTCCACAACGAAAAGAACTTCTACCTCACCACTTCTGTCACTCATGAGTTGACCAACAATATCTCACTCAATGCTTCTTACCTGAAATATGGCTATGAGGAAGATCTGCTGGAACACCGTACTTCCAATAATTTTGCCGTTAATGGGGAAGGAGAGCAAATCCCTACCCAGATGGAAATGCAGACTATCCGAAGGGAACTCAAAAGCTATAATGACAACCTCACCACTTACCTGACATTGGACCTGACTACTGGCGAGCTTAGGCACAAACTACTGGCCGGTTATGACTTTATTCAGCAAACGGTCCCCATAGGCGGTGCCTCAGAGAATGCCCGTGGCTACCGAAATGCTTCTAACACAGGAGTGATCAATACTTATAATCCTGAAAATAGAGATTTGTATTTGTTGGATGAAAATGGAAATCCTGTGCCCAATGTGCCTCATTTTGACCTGGTCAATCCGAGCTATACCATTGGCAATACCAGTAATTATTTTACGACTTCTACTCCAGTGGCGCCTACCCGCTACTACTCCAACGGTATCTATGTGCAGGACCAGATCAGCTGGAGAAAACTACAGCTGCTGGTGGGACTACGTCAGGAGTTTTATTCCGATTACCTGAACTACAAGCAAAATGCTGAAGAAGAGGTGGAGCAGCAGGCGCTTATCCCTCGCTTTGGCATCGTATACAGCCTGACGCCTCAGGTCAATGCTTATGCCACTTATGTAGAGGGTTTCCAGCCCCAAAGTGCCGGTACGATCGGAAGTCCTGAAATTTTTGGTGGTCCTTTTGATCCGCTGACCAGCCAGATGATAGAATTTGGTGCCAAAGGCGGATGGTTTGCAGACCGACTTACCACTAATCTGGCCTTCTACCGCATAGAGCAAAACAATATCCTGGTTAACGCCAATAGCGCTGCCAATCCCGACCTGCTGGAGCAGCGCGGGCAGGAAGTAGCCAGAGGTATTGAGCTGGATGTGATTGGAAATATTCTTCCTAACTTCTCAATACTCGGCAATTATGCTTTTAACGATACTGAGATTACCGAAAGCGATAATGAAGCGTTGATTGGCCAGGTGAAAGAAAATGCACCTAAACATCAGGGAGGATTCTGGGCCCGCTACACGATTGGCAGTGGTAATCTGCAAGGCATAGGTTTTGCCTTAGGCGGTAATTTTGTAACTGAAAGAACTACCTTTGACGCAGGACTTATGCTTCCGGGGTATACAGTATTTGATGCAGCAGTCTACTATGAGGTGAATAAATTCAAGATTGCAGCTAATTTCAACAATGTACTGGACAAAACACATTGGGTAGGTGGCTACAGCTACACCCGCCTGTATCCGGGAGCACCGCGTAACTTTATGATGAACGTAGCTTACACTTTTTAAATGAAGCGAAAAAAACTATTCAACAAGGATACCTTATTCAAAATCCACGGCTGGGTGGGAATGAAGTTAAGCATACTACTTTTTGTGGTATGCTTTTCCGGTACATTGGCTACCCTCAGTCATGAGATGGATTGGCTGTTCAATCCTGAAATGCGGGCTACGCCTTCCGAAGGGTATGCCTCCTGGAATAAGATCGTCAGCAACATTGAGGAAGCTTATCCGGAGGGAAAAATCACCTACTGGCAGCGGGCCGAAGAGCCTTACATGACCGATCTCATTTATGTAACACAGGATGGTGATCTGAAATACACTTTTGCCAATCCCTATACCGGAGTAGTGCAGGGTAGTGCTGATCTGACTTTCCAGCGCTTCTTCCGCGATCTGCATTACTACCTTTTCATTCCCAATCAGATAGGCCACTTTGTTGTGTTATTTTTTGGCTTTGTCATTCTAGTCTCTTTACTGACCGGGATGTTTTATTACAACGACTGGTACAAAAAGCTGTTTGTGCTCAACACCGGCAAAGGCAGCAAGGTATTTTACAGCAGTCTGCATAAATTGGTAGGTGCATGGTCCATTCCTTTCATGATCCTGATTTCTGCCACTGGTATCTGGTACTTTATAGAAAGAGCAGATGTGGCCAATGTTTCAGCTGCTATGGATGAAGAAAGACCGAGTATTTCGCAGGCCGAACTGGCCCAATATGATACTACTACCCGCATTGATTATGACCGCTGTGTGGCTATTGCTCGGCAGACGATTCCCGGCCTGAAAGTCAAAGGTATTCAGGTGCCCGGTAATCCCTGGCAATCAGTTTATCTTTCCGGTACTTCCGGCGTACCATTGGTGCGTAATCGGGCCAACCGGGTGTATATCAATCCTTATACCTATGAGGTAATGAAAGTGCAGCGGGCAGAGGAGCTTAATACCATCACCTGGCTCAACGATATTGCCGATCCACTACATTTTGGTAACTGGGGAGGCTTGATTACCAAAGTGATCTGGTTTGTATTTGGGCTAGGACTTTCCTCATTGATACTGACCGGCCCTTGGCTATATTTAAAGAAAAGAACAAAATTACAGAAACTACAAAAGGAAAGGACGGCAGTTCATGGGTAAATGGATATACATCAACGGACTAGTACTGTTGGTAAGTCTGGTGTATATGTACCTGCATTTTGGTACGTACTATCAGCCATCCTGGCATGTATATGTGCTGGCTAGCTTTGCCTGGGTTATCGTCTATGCATTAGGTCATTATGTTTTTATCTACAGAATACATCTGGAAAAGGAAGGTAAGGAGGCAAAAATATCGGAGAGCAATGCATCCCTCCACGGAGCAGCCCAAAAGGAAAGGCCTAAGGTAGTATTGAAAAAAGAAAGACCAAAAGTAGATTTGAAGAAGAAAAACGATAGTAAACATGGTAAATGATAAGATAGGCTTATTTTATGGTTCCGACACTGGCTACACCGAAGGAGTGGCCCATCAGATTCAGGAACTGATAGGAGCTTCCAATATAGAAGTACATGACATCAATCGTGCAAAGCCCGAAGATTTTGCTCCCTATCAGCGTATCATCATCGGTTTGTCTACCTGGCATGACGGAGAATTGCAAAGCGACTGGGATGCCTTCTATGAAAACTTCAAAACCATTGATTTCAGCGGCAAAACAGTCGCTTTCTTCGGCTTAGGAGACCAGATTGGTTATGGAGAATACTTCATTGATGGCGTAGGCATTCTGGGTGATGTGGTCTATGAAAATGGAGGCCAGATTGTCGGTGTATGGCCTACCGAAGGCTATGATTTTGAAATCTCCAAAGCAGAATTTCAGGAAGGCTGGTTTCTCGGCCTTGCCATAGACGAAGACAATCAGCCCGAAATGACGGTGCCCAGAGTAGAAGCCTGGGTTGAGCAGGTGATGGAAGAATTTGCTGAAGCTGTAAGCAACCAACAGGCATAGTACAGCATGGTGGTGTATTAATCCCCGTTCCGGTATAGCTTACAGCACGGCTACTGTTTCTCCACAGCTTTTCTTATCCTGTTCGGCATAGGGGTTGTTAATTTCTTTGTCACTGCTGAGCCAGTAGGCGCCTCTGTTGTCAAACGATTGAGGACAAAAGTGGTAATAGAGCTCATTGTCAAAAAAATCACTCACTTTTGCCATTTTGTATGTGGCTGGTGCCATGGCCGAGAAGGCAGACCGGATTTCCAAAAGCTCGTCGGCGTTTACTATATTTACTGCACTTTGCCGGATGATGTGTGCAGCATTTGTATAAAAATTCTTCACCTCTGGCTCCAAGCCTATATTTTCCTGCTCATGTCGCTGTAGTAAGTTAATAAGCTCCTGGGCCTCAGCTTTAGCGGCTTCAGCATTATCGTTGACCAGCGCCTCCTCTATATTCAGGTAAGCACTAACGACTACCTGTAAATGCCTGGGCAGGTATTCCGGCAGATCCTCATGCTTAATATTTACCAAAGTATCCGCAGGCTGATATTCAACAAGCTGCTCGGTGTCGCTTATCGGAGTTTCATCGGGCTCGTCGCCTGCCAATTCTGTTTCTTTGCCCTGAGCCTGTTCGCTATGACGCTCGCCACAGGCAACAGTAAGTACTGCTATAATGAGTAAGATAAGTAGAGATTGAAATGCGTTCTTCATACGAGTTATACTTTATGATTGTAACTGATACTGAAGATTTTGTATCTGTCGTTTATGGTTTCAACAATCAGTAGATAGTTCTGTTCGTCCATTCTGCCATTTTATCCCGGACCTTGCGTCGGAAATCAAAAACATGCATCAACCTGTCTGGTACATTATCAGGTATGAAAAACAAACGCTAGAGGTACTATTCAGCACATCCTGCTCTGGGGCAGAAATCTCAGGTGGAGAAAAAAGTGCGACTTCGTCTGATGTCCAGAGGAAGAAGCATTAGTTGAAAGCTTGGTGAACAAGCAGAATTTATGGGGCAGGGGAGTGGCTCAATGCTTATGCATATATACTAGGGCAATGAACCATCCATTTCAGTTCTGCTTTTGCCAGGCTGCTAGCGTGAGACAGTAATTATGCTACAAAACATGACTATTTTGCTTCTCCCATAACCCAGATTCTTATATTTTCATTAACTTAAAATTCTTAAGTCAATTCTGATCAAATTCTAATACATAAATAACCTAATACTCATGAAGAAAAGGAAAACACAACAAACATCTAACTCCCGCAGAACATTTATCAAAAATGGAACA harbors:
- a CDS encoding LuxR C-terminal-related transcriptional regulator, which gives rise to MELTQILIADNQELAVAGLRHLLSKEKQFEIMDQATDKADLLKKLKKHTPEILVLDYANFRDFSSDDCQKLAYQYPALKIFIITADHQQEHIMQVLESGVLAFLTKDCSNQEILSAFHSIARGQKFFCNRVLDVLMNHKVYKSSADSPSGDLSEREAQIIRFIAKGMGTQEIASQLNLSPHTINAHRKNILKKLDATSPVEMIVKAMSLKIISID
- a CDS encoding ring-cleaving dioxygenase; this translates as MENNILGLHHITAIAGSAKKNLDFYTKVLGLRLLKKTVNFDDPGTYHLYYGDEKGSAGTILTFFPYEGSRQGRAGDGMITHIAYAVPEGSLDFWIKRFEENKVSFSKPNEKFGEQYLAFKDPDGLDLELVIPKNEDARRPWETEEVKAPVATRGFHGVTLTLRNPQDTAAVLTDIFGYQLQQQEGNQYRYTTDAIEQSGIVDLVESPSGTRGLGGAGTNHHVAFRVKNEEVLMHFREKVLESGLNITQKIDRNYFYSLYFREPGGVLFEIATDNPGFGVDEPFDQLGSGLLLPPQYEARRAEIEAVLPKLD
- a CDS encoding alpha/beta hydrolase → MHKKNIIYSGKAVVEADKALIMLHGRGGSAEDILSLSSYLEVEGFALLAPQATNHSWYPHSFLVPPAQNEPWLSSALQWLNEIEQDLNAKGIPSDKIYFLGFSQGACLSLEYTTRNAKKYGGVVAFTGGLIGDKLYTENYQGDFEKTPVFIGTSDPDPHVPVERVEASAEMIQKMNADTTVKIYKDRGHTISQQEVDIVNQLIFGQ
- a CDS encoding PAS domain-containing protein, whose product is MSANRNKPEKMLSPIFCWDIYAMHLCEKKEMAKKSNDLYALQKLHRQFNWQTELESLLVNPYEAIVVTDTRQIILWVNEGFVKMTDYPAYTAIGKTPGFLQGKNTSTETKTRIKQKLSEHIPFSEDVVNYRKNGEEYLCHVEIHPFFNDENQLTHFLALEREIQLQEKI
- a CDS encoding TonB-dependent receptor — translated: MKIPILLLTLLLLCQHISYAQDNAVVRGKILDAQSGNPLEAVNVGLSNTAYGATTDAQGEFRISNVDPGNYKLVTTSVGYEKNAKEISLAAGQTLEVNFNLQTTSTQLQEVEIIGRKETSYQNEVSFVASKTATALKDVPQAVSYVTKEVIQDQQAFRTSEVVKNISGVNQFSGYDDFTLRGFRIGSNQLINGLRVSGGFWNAPLISNLERVEVIKGPASALFGNTDPGGTINRVTKKPLDEDRKSVSFSTGSFQTFRATSDFTGPMNEDESLLYRLNLAYQSSETFRDLQDKTDILVAPSLSFLPNDKTRVNFDFVYSATFGKLDRGQPIFGATAGTDLNSTPISFAIGQANDFHNEKNFYLTTSVTHELTNNISLNASYLKYGYEEDLLEHRTSNNFAVNGEGEQIPTQMEMQTIRRELKSYNDNLTTYLTLDLTTGELRHKLLAGYDFIQQTVPIGGASENARGYRNASNTGVINTYNPENRDLYLLDENGNPVPNVPHFDLVNPSYTIGNTSNYFTTSTPVAPTRYYSNGIYVQDQISWRKLQLLVGLRQEFYSDYLNYKQNAEEEVEQQALIPRFGIVYSLTPQVNAYATYVEGFQPQSAGTIGSPEIFGGPFDPLTSQMIEFGAKGGWFADRLTTNLAFYRIEQNNILVNANSAANPDLLEQRGQEVARGIELDVIGNILPNFSILGNYAFNDTEITESDNEALIGQVKENAPKHQGGFWARYTIGSGNLQGIGFALGGNFVTERTTFDAGLMLPGYTVFDAAVYYEVNKFKIAANFNNVLDKTHWVGGYSYTRLYPGAPRNFMMNVAYTF
- a CDS encoding PepSY-associated TM helix domain-containing protein; its protein translation is MKRKKLFNKDTLFKIHGWVGMKLSILLFVVCFSGTLATLSHEMDWLFNPEMRATPSEGYASWNKIVSNIEEAYPEGKITYWQRAEEPYMTDLIYVTQDGDLKYTFANPYTGVVQGSADLTFQRFFRDLHYYLFIPNQIGHFVVLFFGFVILVSLLTGMFYYNDWYKKLFVLNTGKGSKVFYSSLHKLVGAWSIPFMILISATGIWYFIERADVANVSAAMDEERPSISQAELAQYDTTTRIDYDRCVAIARQTIPGLKVKGIQVPGNPWQSVYLSGTSGVPLVRNRANRVYINPYTYEVMKVQRAEELNTITWLNDIADPLHFGNWGGLITKVIWFVFGLGLSSLILTGPWLYLKKRTKLQKLQKERTAVHG
- a CDS encoding flavodoxin, with amino-acid sequence MVNDKIGLFYGSDTGYTEGVAHQIQELIGASNIEVHDINRAKPEDFAPYQRIIIGLSTWHDGELQSDWDAFYENFKTIDFSGKTVAFFGLGDQIGYGEYFIDGVGILGDVVYENGGQIVGVWPTEGYDFEISKAEFQEGWFLGLAIDEDNQPEMTVPRVEAWVEQVMEEFAEAVSNQQA
- a CDS encoding DUF3347 domain-containing protein produces the protein MKNAFQSLLILLIIAVLTVACGERHSEQAQGKETELAGDEPDETPISDTEQLVEYQPADTLVNIKHEDLPEYLPRHLQVVVSAYLNIEEALVNDNAEAAKAEAQELINLLQRHEQENIGLEPEVKNFYTNAAHIIRQSAVNIVNADELLEIRSAFSAMAPATYKMAKVSDFFDNELYYHFCPQSFDNRGAYWLSSDKEINNPYAEQDKKSCGETVAVL